One genomic region from Haloprofundus salinisoli encodes:
- a CDS encoding NAD(P)/FAD-dependent oxidoreductase, which yields MISVVGGGIAGLACAYRLQQHGHDVRVFEASDQVGGLAAVYETKGDPIEKFYHHLSKSEETIVELAEELGVGDRLEWLVGKNGYYFDGAVYPMDTPWEILAFPHLSVYDKFRLAMLTQEIDVREGKPKFDTYESLEDFEHVPLKEFIVEHTTQGVYDNFFEPLLDAKFGSRKDDVSAAWLLGRVKFRGERDLLRGEILGYFRGGFAPFIDALVDAVGRENIVTNARVTELEMGDDGVDSITVEQDGADDAVAADGGAVGSAAAEAAESDATATTYETDAVVCATMPNVLEELTGYHCDIDFQGAVCAVLTMDEQLTDTYWLNVAHDAPFGALIEHTNFVPPERYGGDHLMYVASYIQDYEEELWQMSDEEVEETWLSELETMFPNFHRRLVSEFRLARNPRAAPVYERGYRDMVVPYDLSDDIGEGIYYAGMASAAQYPERSLNGGIVAGYECADRIDEKGRTD from the coding sequence ATGATAAGCGTCGTCGGCGGCGGCATCGCCGGACTCGCCTGCGCGTATCGCCTCCAACAGCACGGTCACGACGTGCGCGTCTTCGAGGCCAGCGACCAGGTCGGCGGTCTCGCGGCCGTCTACGAGACGAAAGGCGACCCGATAGAGAAGTTCTACCACCACCTCTCGAAGTCCGAGGAGACTATCGTCGAACTCGCCGAGGAACTCGGCGTCGGCGACCGACTGGAGTGGCTCGTCGGCAAGAACGGCTACTACTTCGACGGCGCGGTGTACCCGATGGACACCCCCTGGGAGATTCTCGCCTTCCCGCATCTGAGCGTGTACGACAAGTTCCGCCTCGCCATGCTCACCCAGGAGATAGACGTGCGCGAGGGGAAGCCGAAGTTCGACACCTACGAGAGCCTCGAAGATTTCGAGCACGTCCCGCTGAAGGAGTTTATCGTCGAGCACACGACCCAGGGCGTCTACGACAACTTCTTCGAACCCCTCCTCGACGCGAAGTTCGGCAGTCGGAAGGACGACGTGAGCGCGGCGTGGCTGCTCGGTCGCGTGAAGTTCCGCGGCGAGCGCGACCTGCTGCGCGGCGAGATTCTCGGCTACTTCCGGGGCGGGTTCGCTCCCTTCATCGACGCGCTCGTCGACGCCGTCGGCCGCGAGAACATCGTCACGAACGCCCGCGTGACCGAACTGGAGATGGGCGACGACGGCGTCGACTCGATAACCGTCGAGCAGGACGGCGCTGACGACGCTGTGGCCGCCGACGGCGGGGCCGTAGGTAGCGCGGCCGCGGAAGCGGCGGAATCGGATGCGACCGCGACGACGTACGAGACCGACGCCGTCGTCTGCGCGACGATGCCGAACGTCCTCGAAGAGCTCACCGGCTACCACTGCGACATCGACTTCCAGGGTGCGGTCTGCGCGGTGCTGACGATGGACGAGCAACTGACCGACACGTACTGGCTCAACGTCGCCCACGACGCGCCGTTCGGGGCGCTCATCGAACACACGAACTTCGTCCCGCCGGAGCGCTACGGCGGCGACCACCTCATGTACGTCGCCAGCTACATCCAAGATTACGAGGAGGAGCTCTGGCAGATGTCCGACGAGGAGGTCGAGGAGACGTGGCTCTCGGAGTTGGAGACGATGTTCCCGAACTTCCACCGCCGCCTCGTCAGCGAGTTCCGTCTCGCGCGCAACCCCCGCGCCGCGCCCGTCTACGAGCGCGGCTACCGCGACATGGTCGTCCCCTACGACCTGAGCGACGACATCGGCGAGGGCATCTACTACGCGGGGATGGCCAGCGCCGCCCAGTACCCTGAACGGAGCCTCAACGGCGGCATCGTCGCGGGTTACGAGTGCGCCGACCGAATCGACGAGAAAGGGCGAACCGACTGA
- a CDS encoding GNAT family N-acetyltransferase — protein MPGALVARGERVTVRTFETEDVPFLQRSHANPEIRYPMGTPLKSQAELEPWTDDETDRLVVCLDDEDAHPGDADANHVTPLGVVAVEDADWRRPELTYWLVPEAHGEGYGKEAVSLAIDYVFRSYAHPAVGACAYESNDASRGLLESLGFDEEGRTRMAYFVDGEYVDTIQYGLLRREWDESRRRRDDGA, from the coding sequence ATGCCCGGAGCACTCGTCGCGCGTGGCGAACGCGTCACCGTACGAACGTTCGAGACCGAGGACGTCCCGTTTCTCCAGCGGTCGCACGCGAACCCCGAGATTCGATACCCGATGGGAACGCCGCTGAAGAGTCAGGCGGAACTCGAACCGTGGACCGACGACGAAACGGACCGCCTCGTGGTCTGTCTCGACGACGAGGACGCCCACCCCGGCGACGCCGACGCGAACCACGTCACGCCGCTCGGCGTCGTCGCCGTCGAAGACGCCGACTGGCGTCGCCCGGAACTCACCTACTGGCTGGTCCCCGAAGCCCACGGCGAGGGGTACGGAAAAGAGGCGGTGTCGCTGGCTATCGACTACGTCTTCCGCAGCTACGCCCACCCGGCGGTCGGCGCGTGCGCCTACGAGTCCAACGACGCGTCGCGTGGACTGCTGGAGTCGCTCGGCTTCGACGAGGAGGGACGGACGCGCATGGCCTACTTCGTCGACGGCGAGTACGTCGATACGATTCAGTACGGGCTGCTTCGCCGCGAGTGGGACGAGTCGCGCCGGCGACGCGACGACGGCGCGTAG
- a CDS encoding arylsulfotransferase family protein — protein sequence MNVFDRRESVPSRIGGGPLPSPPALVGPQLASAERGRGDAAVPNVFGRSGSVSEMTSRTASRLVLASVVVLSALTLVVGQQTAGASGGDAAGVFLDGASTEVPPANGTTVIATDSSAVLADEGDTPRTNSELVAFDADGSTLYYNDTYNRYWDVDPSPEGEYTVLYTASMHLSGEECSATTVCTRNVVERVNLSTDETERIYSRITPHKHSTRWHDVDRVNETHYAVADIHRDRVFVFDAETGLTTWEWEAQQEFPLESGGEFPRDWTHINDVEVLDDGRLMVSLRNQDRVVFLDPQTGLQENWTLGAEDDYETLYEQHNPDYIPEENGGPAVLVADSENNRVVEYQREGESWNRTWTWQDSRMQWARDADRLPNGHTLVSDSNGNRVFEVDRNGEIIWQVDVAFPYEAERLETGDESEGGESAASLGLPSRTVDDAGDDETLSTRAWLAVRGVVPGSLLNGVVYLTPGWMGPLEAGALLAFALVGTGWAVLELRWSPYRLELRTPARLRKK from the coding sequence GTGAACGTCTTCGACCGACGGGAAAGCGTCCCGTCGCGCATCGGCGGCGGACCCCTCCCGTCGCCGCCCGCGCTCGTCGGTCCGCAACTCGCATCGGCGGAGCGCGGACGAGGAGACGCAGCCGTCCCGAACGTCTTCGGTCGCTCCGGGTCGGTGTCTGAGATGACGTCCAGAACGGCCTCTCGTCTGGTGCTCGCGTCCGTCGTCGTTCTCTCGGCGCTGACGCTCGTCGTCGGCCAACAGACTGCCGGCGCGAGCGGCGGCGACGCCGCCGGCGTGTTCCTCGACGGCGCGAGCACCGAGGTCCCGCCCGCGAACGGGACGACCGTCATCGCGACCGATTCGAGCGCCGTTCTCGCCGACGAGGGCGACACGCCGCGGACGAACTCCGAACTCGTTGCGTTCGACGCCGACGGGTCGACGCTGTACTACAATGACACGTACAACCGGTACTGGGACGTCGACCCCAGTCCGGAGGGCGAGTACACGGTGCTGTACACCGCGTCGATGCACCTCAGCGGCGAGGAGTGCTCGGCGACGACCGTCTGCACCCGAAACGTCGTCGAACGGGTGAACCTCTCGACGGATGAGACGGAGCGCATCTACTCGCGTATCACGCCGCACAAGCACTCGACGCGGTGGCACGACGTCGACCGTGTCAACGAGACCCATTACGCCGTCGCCGACATCCACCGCGACCGGGTATTCGTCTTCGACGCCGAGACGGGGCTGACGACCTGGGAGTGGGAGGCCCAACAGGAGTTCCCGCTCGAGAGCGGCGGGGAGTTCCCCCGCGACTGGACCCACATCAACGACGTCGAGGTACTCGACGACGGTCGCCTGATGGTCAGCCTCCGCAATCAGGACCGCGTCGTCTTCTTGGACCCCCAGACCGGCCTGCAGGAGAACTGGACGCTCGGTGCCGAGGACGACTACGAGACGCTGTACGAGCAGCACAACCCCGACTACATCCCCGAGGAGAATGGCGGACCGGCCGTCCTGGTCGCCGACTCCGAGAACAACCGCGTGGTCGAGTACCAGCGCGAAGGGGAGTCGTGGAACCGGACGTGGACGTGGCAGGATTCGCGGATGCAGTGGGCCCGCGACGCCGACCGCTTGCCGAACGGCCACACGCTCGTCTCCGACTCCAACGGTAACCGCGTCTTCGAGGTGGACCGAAACGGCGAGATAATCTGGCAGGTCGACGTAGCGTTCCCCTACGAGGCCGAACGCCTCGAAACCGGCGACGAGTCCGAAGGCGGCGAGAGCGCCGCGAGTCTCGGCCTCCCCTCGCGGACCGTCGACGATGCCGGCGACGACGAGACGCTCTCGACGCGGGCGTGGCTCGCGGTCAGGGGCGTCGTCCCGGGGTCGCTACTCAACGGTGTCGTCTATCTGACTCCCGGCTGGATGGGACCGCTCGAAGCCGGCGCACTGCTCGCGTTCGCGCTCGTCGGCACCGGATGGGCCGTCCTCGAACTGCGCTGGTCGCCGTACCGACTCGAACTCCGAACACCCGCGCGCCTCCGGAAGAAGTAA
- a CDS encoding ABC transporter permease codes for MDLLECLRMSWRSIVGHKLRSTLTTLGVIIGVAAVIAFVTLGASLQADIVNTIAGNNQDVMYVSASSQTQGDIPQLGQGGQAVFTQYDVDQIRQVEGVAAAVPVGGIATAQVRYRNDSVGRQWVTVSRPQYFELKGQQIVEGRAFRPGQREVVLNRPAAQMFAENVTVGENITLTRAANGQPINATVVGIAETSQDGAGALTGGAQPSIYGPTNPFYERTVISPNTQQQQRVYSQVLVSAGSIQEIEAVQGRIISYLTERSDARVLKAEGYQFEVTTYDQLVDQIRQVSSTFTAYITGIAVISLVVGAIGIANIMLVSVTERTREIGIMKAVGAKRRDIMELFLLEAILLGLFGSVFGALVGISGGYAATVLIDLPLRIRPLWFVVAVVVGPLVGVFAGLYPAWSASTVDPIDALRHE; via the coding sequence GTGGACCTCCTAGAGTGCCTCCGGATGAGCTGGCGGAGCATCGTCGGACACAAACTCCGCTCGACGCTGACAACGCTCGGCGTCATCATCGGCGTCGCCGCGGTCATCGCGTTCGTCACCCTCGGGGCGAGCCTGCAGGCGGACATCGTCAACACCATCGCCGGCAACAATCAGGACGTGATGTACGTCTCGGCGTCCTCGCAGACGCAAGGCGACATCCCGCAGCTCGGCCAGGGCGGACAGGCGGTGTTCACGCAGTACGACGTCGACCAGATTCGGCAGGTAGAGGGCGTCGCCGCCGCCGTCCCCGTCGGGGGTATCGCGACCGCGCAGGTGCGGTACAGAAACGATTCGGTGGGAAGACAGTGGGTGACGGTGTCGAGGCCGCAGTACTTCGAGCTGAAAGGCCAGCAGATCGTCGAGGGGAGAGCGTTTCGTCCCGGTCAACGGGAGGTGGTGTTGAACCGTCCGGCGGCGCAGATGTTCGCCGAGAACGTCACCGTCGGCGAGAACATCACACTCACGCGCGCGGCGAACGGCCAACCCATAAACGCCACCGTCGTCGGTATCGCGGAGACGTCCCAAGACGGGGCGGGCGCACTCACCGGCGGCGCACAGCCGAGTATCTACGGGCCGACGAATCCGTTCTACGAGCGGACGGTCATCAGCCCGAACACGCAACAGCAACAGCGAGTGTACTCGCAGGTGCTCGTCAGCGCCGGCAGCATCCAGGAGATAGAAGCGGTACAAGGTCGCATCATCTCGTATCTCACCGAACGCTCCGACGCGCGGGTGCTCAAAGCCGAGGGCTACCAGTTCGAGGTGACGACGTACGACCAGCTCGTCGACCAGATTCGACAGGTCAGCAGCACGTTCACCGCCTACATCACCGGTATCGCGGTCATCTCGCTCGTCGTCGGTGCTATCGGCATCGCGAACATCATGCTCGTCAGCGTCACCGAGCGGACTCGAGAAATCGGCATCATGAAAGCCGTCGGTGCCAAGCGCCGCGACATCATGGAGTTGTTCCTCCTGGAGGCGATACTGCTGGGGCTGTTCGGTTCCGTCTTCGGCGCGCTGGTGGGTATCAGCGGCGGCTACGCCGCGACGGTGCTCATAGACCTCCCCCTTCGGATTCGACCGCTCTGGTTCGTCGTCGCCGTCGTGGTCGGGCCTCTCGTCGGCGTGTTCGCCGGCCTCTACCCCGCCTGGAGCGCGTCGACAGTCGACCCGATAGATGCACTCAGACACGAGTAA
- a CDS encoding ABC transporter ATP-binding protein: MDAHTDGGRPTEDTVVSLSGAYKVYELGEPVPVLDDVSLKVPRGSYTSIMGPSGSGKSTLLNLIGCLDTPTAGEIRIDGTNVTKLSDSERANIRGEKIGFVFQTFNLMPRLTALENVAMPLSFRNVPREERTERAESLLADVGLADRVDHKPTELSGGQRQRVSIARALVNDPAIILADEPTGSLDSETSRQIMHLFEELYQRGNTILMVTHERDIAEHAERIVHVLDGEIERVEELRDQRRIPSVDETEPVQNPGEEATEGEAWTS; this comes from the coding sequence ATGGACGCGCACACCGACGGTGGGAGACCGACTGAGGACACCGTCGTGTCACTGTCGGGGGCGTACAAAGTCTACGAACTCGGCGAACCGGTGCCGGTGCTCGACGACGTCTCCCTGAAAGTGCCGCGGGGGTCGTACACGAGCATCATGGGACCGAGCGGCTCCGGCAAAAGTACGCTTCTCAACCTCATCGGCTGTTTAGACACGCCCACGGCGGGCGAGATACGTATCGACGGGACGAACGTGACGAAGCTTTCGGACTCCGAGCGGGCGAACATTCGCGGCGAAAAGATCGGATTCGTCTTTCAGACGTTCAACTTGATGCCGCGGTTGACGGCGCTGGAGAACGTCGCCATGCCGCTGTCGTTCCGCAACGTTCCGCGGGAGGAACGGACGGAGCGAGCCGAATCGCTCTTAGCCGACGTCGGACTGGCGGACCGGGTCGACCACAAGCCGACGGAGCTCTCCGGCGGCCAGCGTCAGCGCGTCTCCATCGCCCGCGCGCTCGTCAACGACCCGGCGATCATCCTTGCGGACGAGCCGACCGGCAGCCTCGACAGCGAGACGAGTCGGCAGATAATGCATCTGTTCGAGGAGCTGTACCAGCGCGGGAACACGATTCTGATGGTAACTCACGAACGGGACATCGCCGAACACGCCGAGCGAATCGTCCACGTCCTCGACGGCGAGATAGAACGCGTCGAGGAACTCAGAGACCAACGTCGGATTCCATCCGTAGACGAGACCGAGCCCGTCCAGAACCCCGGTGAGGAAGCCACGGAGGGTGAAGCGTGGACCTCCTAG
- a CDS encoding DUF6149 family protein: MKLRQNVRHFAAKQALTMPVVGDIATRKLVDLHVNIFGKKAEEGRREEREPHMEAFFDCTFDTYVAALDAGFPEAEAREITHVQANFDFYNHGWTEMMEIPTDELEAHYERYEEFFQRYDITIADPLGTFRSREIPDAPSTPEKLDDPEHPYAQGGFADDVYVEGDDGELRVGGQEEPEDVDVRAAPGLQDLDDEDEDVRA; encoded by the coding sequence ATGAAACTCCGTCAGAACGTCCGCCACTTCGCCGCCAAGCAGGCGCTCACTATGCCGGTCGTCGGCGACATCGCCACGAGAAAACTCGTCGACCTTCACGTGAACATCTTCGGCAAGAAAGCCGAGGAAGGCCGGCGCGAGGAGCGCGAACCGCACATGGAGGCGTTCTTCGACTGCACGTTCGACACGTACGTCGCCGCGCTCGACGCTGGCTTCCCCGAGGCGGAGGCGCGCGAAATCACCCACGTTCAAGCGAACTTCGACTTCTACAACCACGGCTGGACCGAGATGATGGAGATTCCGACCGACGAACTCGAAGCTCACTACGAGCGCTACGAGGAGTTCTTCCAGCGGTACGACATCACTATCGCCGACCCGCTGGGCACGTTCCGGAGCCGCGAGATTCCCGACGCGCCGTCGACGCCGGAGAAACTCGACGACCCAGAACACCCGTACGCCCAAGGCGGCTTCGCCGACGACGTGTACGTCGAAGGCGACGACGGCGAACTCCGCGTCGGCGGCCAAGAGGAACCCGAGGACGTCGACGTTCGCGCCGCGCCGGGGCTGCAGGACCTCGACGACGAAGACGAGGACGTTCGCGCGTAG
- a CDS encoding NAD(P)/FAD-dependent oxidoreductase, whose protein sequence is MTESYVIIGDGIAGSSAAETLREEAPDAEVTVITDEGEALYNRILIKEFAKGKLPEAPISIHDESWYDERDIDLRLNTHVKNIDPDAHEITTHEEETLAYDKLLVATGGTPTQLPVDNSDAEGIHHFWTFQDARRIRESADAGESAVIVGAGLLGIDLAAICGAQGVSAKYLMRGNAWWRYALSEEGAEIMHEAMRDVGVEPVFDSGVDHFEVDDDGHITGAVDPNGDHYDCDWAGVAIGLNFNTEILQGTDVKQDDGVVVDQYMQSSVDDIYAAGDLTRFYDTLLGEYAQNGSWGSAREQGSIAGYNMVHGEEKEFRWVSSYSITHFDFPFLSFGHPTIGDEEAERKYSDTEWRRIAFKDGKVVGGVLIGDLSAQSALKKLMREERVVADQAEVLLEKQIDLDDLAATQEQ, encoded by the coding sequence ATGACCGAATCGTACGTGATTATCGGCGACGGTATCGCGGGGAGTTCCGCGGCGGAGACGCTCCGCGAGGAGGCACCGGACGCCGAAGTCACCGTTATCACGGACGAGGGTGAAGCCCTCTACAATCGAATTCTCATCAAAGAGTTCGCCAAAGGCAAACTGCCGGAGGCACCCATCTCGATTCACGACGAGTCGTGGTACGACGAGCGCGACATCGACCTGCGCCTCAACACGCACGTCAAGAACATCGACCCCGACGCCCACGAGATCACGACGCACGAAGAGGAGACGCTGGCGTACGACAAACTGCTCGTCGCCACCGGCGGCACGCCGACGCAACTGCCCGTCGACAACTCCGACGCCGAGGGCATCCACCACTTCTGGACGTTCCAGGACGCCCGGCGAATCCGCGAGAGCGCCGACGCGGGCGAGAGCGCCGTCATCGTCGGTGCCGGCCTCCTCGGCATCGACCTCGCTGCCATCTGCGGCGCGCAGGGCGTCTCCGCGAAGTACCTGATGCGCGGCAACGCCTGGTGGCGCTACGCGCTCTCGGAGGAGGGCGCAGAGATTATGCACGAGGCGATGCGCGACGTGGGCGTCGAACCCGTCTTCGACAGCGGCGTCGACCACTTCGAGGTCGACGACGACGGGCATATCACCGGTGCAGTCGACCCGAACGGCGACCACTACGACTGCGACTGGGCGGGCGTCGCCATTGGTCTGAACTTCAACACCGAGATTCTGCAGGGCACGGACGTCAAGCAGGACGACGGCGTCGTCGTCGACCAGTACATGCAGTCGAGCGTCGACGACATCTACGCGGCGGGTGACCTGACGCGCTTCTACGACACCCTCCTCGGCGAGTACGCCCAGAACGGGTCGTGGGGGAGCGCGCGCGAACAGGGTTCCATCGCGGGCTACAACATGGTCCACGGCGAGGAGAAGGAGTTCCGCTGGGTCTCGTCGTACTCCATCACTCACTTCGACTTCCCGTTTCTCTCGTTCGGCCACCCGACCATCGGCGACGAGGAAGCAGAGCGCAAGTACTCCGACACCGAGTGGCGGCGCATCGCGTTCAAGGACGGCAAAGTCGTCGGCGGCGTCCTCATCGGCGACCTCTCCGCGCAGAGCGCGCTGAAGAAACTGATGCGCGAAGAGCGCGTCGTCGCCGACCAGGCCGAGGTCCTCCTCGAAAAGCAAATCGACCTCGACGACCTCGCGGCCACCCAAGAGCAGTAA
- a CDS encoding DUF7124 domain-containing protein, producing MQGGGSTDMTLAFELEALKRLADPNMVFNDARQWTKYVGVVSEKPTYVVTNFTRKERIRQDFFSGPRGVEESLENVKRQFDTDRHVFVGTTDEDRELAEATDWEYLPLEQATEAAGWDLAGDAPEEDPFDGETRDDWP from the coding sequence ATGCAAGGCGGTGGCTCAACCGACATGACCCTCGCGTTCGAGTTGGAGGCGCTGAAGCGCCTGGCCGACCCGAACATGGTGTTCAACGACGCCAGACAGTGGACCAAATACGTCGGCGTCGTCAGCGAGAAACCGACGTACGTCGTGACGAACTTCACGCGCAAAGAGCGCATCCGACAGGATTTCTTCTCGGGGCCGCGCGGTGTCGAGGAGAGTCTCGAAAACGTCAAGCGCCAGTTCGACACCGACCGGCACGTGTTCGTCGGCACGACCGACGAGGACCGCGAACTCGCGGAGGCGACCGACTGGGAGTATCTCCCGCTCGAACAGGCCACGGAGGCGGCGGGGTGGGACCTCGCGGGCGACGCCCCCGAGGAGGACCCCTTCGACGGCGAGACGCGCGACGACTGGCCGTAG
- the mptA gene encoding GTP cyclohydrolase MptA: protein MSHQLPDVQASQPDVTVGLSQVGVTGVEKLVKLARDGKRPIVLMADFEVFVDLPASRKGADMSRNMEVIDETLEAAVEEPSYRVEDVCGDAAERLLEKHDYTSTAEIRMTAELVMRERTPASDKQTQGTATIIASAVATEEGTHEEIGARVTGMTVCPCSQGMSASRAREELVDLGVDDETVEAFLDAVPQPGHSQRGHATFTVTSEGSPDVDLMDIIDVARDSMSARIYNLAKRPDEDHMTYHAHANAKFVEDCVRSMAEDAVDRFDQLPDDAVIHMKQSNDESIHQHNAHAEREVTMQQLRSELDI, encoded by the coding sequence ATGAGCCACCAGTTACCTGACGTACAGGCAAGCCAGCCCGACGTCACCGTCGGACTCAGTCAGGTCGGCGTCACGGGCGTCGAGAAACTCGTCAAACTCGCCCGAGACGGCAAGCGACCCATCGTCCTGATGGCCGACTTCGAGGTGTTCGTCGACCTGCCGGCGAGCCGCAAGGGTGCGGACATGAGCCGCAACATGGAGGTCATCGACGAGACTCTGGAAGCGGCCGTCGAGGAACCGAGTTACCGAGTCGAAGACGTCTGCGGCGACGCCGCCGAACGACTGCTCGAAAAACACGACTACACCTCCACCGCCGAGATTCGGATGACCGCCGAACTCGTCATGCGCGAGCGGACCCCCGCCAGCGACAAACAGACCCAGGGTACCGCGACCATCATCGCCAGCGCCGTCGCCACCGAGGAGGGGACTCACGAGGAGATCGGCGCGCGCGTCACCGGCATGACCGTCTGTCCCTGCTCGCAGGGGATGTCCGCATCCCGCGCCCGCGAGGAACTCGTCGACCTCGGCGTCGACGACGAGACGGTCGAGGCGTTTCTCGACGCCGTCCCGCAGCCGGGTCACTCCCAGCGCGGTCACGCCACGTTCACCGTGACGAGCGAGGGGTCGCCCGACGTGGACCTGATGGACATCATCGACGTCGCCCGCGACTCGATGAGCGCGCGCATCTACAACCTCGCCAAGCGCCCCGACGAGGACCACATGACCTACCACGCGCACGCGAACGCGAAGTTCGTCGAGGACTGCGTGCGCTCGATGGCCGAGGACGCCGTCGACCGGTTCGACCAGCTACCGGACGACGCCGTCATCCACATGAAGCAGTCGAACGACGAGTCCATCCACCAGCACAACGCCCACGCCGAGCGAGAAGTGACGATGCAGCAGCTGCGCAGCGAACTCGACATCTAG
- a CDS encoding TrmB family transcriptional regulator, giving the protein MASLRDLGLSEYEARSYRALLRTGPTTAKQLSRASDVPMGRIYDVLNSLEQYSLVRSQAASRPKKYVAVEPDAALDRLLEDKRRELEEKAQQYEGIVDELVGELDAGEPVEGQFWTAAVGPSETMDLLVERLATADDHVVMVAATPSPQFDLGTVSEAVVDELAAALDRGVSVSLLMTPELVTTLPPSVGERYTEGLSKHPEFEVRTSENVTGTFNLIDDVEVCIEVPNPLDPGEALAMIDLKDPEFAADVRAVFDPRWESADPLSF; this is encoded by the coding sequence ATGGCGAGTCTCCGAGACCTTGGATTGTCCGAGTACGAGGCACGTTCGTATCGAGCGCTCCTTCGGACGGGACCGACAACGGCCAAACAGTTGTCACGGGCTAGTGACGTTCCGATGGGGCGCATCTACGACGTGCTCAACAGTCTCGAACAGTACAGTCTCGTCCGGAGTCAGGCGGCGAGTCGACCGAAGAAGTACGTCGCCGTCGAACCCGACGCCGCGCTGGACCGTCTGCTCGAAGACAAGCGCCGGGAGCTCGAAGAGAAAGCCCAACAGTACGAGGGCATCGTCGACGAGTTGGTCGGCGAACTCGACGCCGGCGAACCCGTCGAAGGGCAGTTCTGGACGGCCGCCGTCGGGCCGAGCGAGACGATGGACCTGCTCGTCGAGCGCCTCGCGACGGCCGACGACCACGTCGTGATGGTCGCGGCGACGCCCTCGCCGCAGTTCGACCTCGGTACGGTGAGCGAGGCCGTCGTCGACGAACTGGCCGCGGCGTTGGACCGCGGCGTCTCGGTGTCGCTTCTGATGACGCCGGAGCTGGTGACGACGCTGCCGCCGAGCGTCGGCGAGCGCTACACGGAGGGGTTGTCGAAGCATCCCGAGTTCGAGGTGCGAACGAGCGAGAACGTGACGGGGACGTTCAACCTCATCGACGACGTGGAAGTATGTATCGAGGTGCCAAATCCGCTGGACCCGGGGGAGGCGCTGGCGATGATAGATCTGAAGGACCCGGAGTTCGCCGCCGACGTCCGGGCGGTGTTCGACCCGCGCTGGGAGTCGGCCGACCCGCTCTCGTTCTAG